From Rutidosis leptorrhynchoides isolate AG116_Rl617_1_P2 chromosome 3, CSIRO_AGI_Rlap_v1, whole genome shotgun sequence, a single genomic window includes:
- the LOC139901079 gene encoding uncharacterized protein, with amino-acid sequence MAQYGGEQYMKSEGQQNNEYADNPLQSTTGTTIRSTTGYEDGKLGSTGGGPGAFEEGKYGSTGGGPGSYEEGKYGSTGGGPGAYEEGKYGSTGGGQGAYEEGKYGSTGSGPGAYEEGKLGSTGGGPGSYEEGKLGSAGGGPAGAYEEGKYGGTGGGPGAYEEGKYGGTGGGHGYDEGKDVMEKIKEKLPFGDYGGDEYKTSATDGTVDGGVGGGYGNEGEEGREKKGLMEKIKEKLPGGRQ; translated from the coding sequence ATGGCACAATACGGAGGAGAACAGTACATGAAGTCAGAGGGCCAGCAAAACAATGAGTACGCTGATAACCCACTTCAATCCACCACCGGTACAACCATCCGCTCAACCACCGGCTATGAAGATGGGAAACTTGGTAGTACCGGTGGTGGACCCGGCGCCTTTGAAGAAGGAAAATATGGTAGCACCGGGGGTGGTCCCGGCTCCTATGAAGAAGGAAAATATGGTAGTACCGGTGGTGGACCTGGGGCCTATGAAGAAGGAAAATATGGTAGTACCGGTGGTGGTCAAGGCGCGTATGAAGAAGGAAAATATGGTAGTACCGGTAGTGGTCCCGGCGCCTATGAAGAAGGAAAACTTGGTAGTACCGGTGGTGGTCCCGGCTCCTATGAAGAAGGAAAACTTGGTAGTGCCGGCGGTGGTCCGGCCGGTGCCTATGAAGAAGGAAAATATGGTGGTACTGGTGGTGGTCCCGGCGCCTATGAAGAAGGAAAATATGGTGGTACTGGTGGTGGTCATGGCTATGATGAAGGGAAAGATGTCATGGAGAAGATCAAGGAGAAGCTACCCTTCGGTGATTATGGTGGTGATGAATACAAAACTTCCGCCACAGACGGCACCGTAGATGGTGGTGTTGGCGGCGGGTATGGAAATGAAGGAGAAGAAGGGCGTGAGAAGAAAGGGTTGATGGAGAAGATTAAGGAGAAGTTGCCAGGTGGTCGCCAGTAA